ACCCTCTCCCTCCCAATTCGTAAAAAGTAAAAATAAGCAACCATGCAGGAAGGAAGAGGCAGCTGAATGAGAACGCTGACGATACTCTTACTCGTCGTTTCGTCCATGATGTTAAGCGCTTGTTCTTTGTTTGAAAGTGCCAATCAAACCGTGCAATACGTGGATCAAACGCAGGGGCATATTAACAAATTGTCTGATTTTGCGGAGCAGGCACCCCAAATGATGCAAGATGCTGCGACCAATCCCGAAACGATGCAGCAGCTGGAGGACCGTCTAGTTGCGCTAAAAGAGGATATTGAACAGTTTAATCTATTGGACGCCCCCGCCATGGCAAAGGATCTGCATCAACAAATAATCGAGAAAAATCAAATATTGCTGCAGGAGATCAACGACGCCTTGGCTAATGGTCATCTCGCATTGGACCAGCTTCAGAACTCGCCTATCATACAAACGATTACGGATATAACGAGCTTGCTTAACCGTATCGAAAATTTAGGCTTATAACCGTAAAGGCCATCTGATTTCGGAGGAATAACCTCCGGATTCGGATGGTTTTTTATTTTTTAACGATACATTGAATAAACCTGGTTATTTTCGAATAAATGTTGAACCTGATCGGCCATAAAGGGAGTGGAATGAGGCATACCGCGGCGGATCCACCACTCCACAACGCCAATAAAGGCCGATGCCATAAATTGCGCTTTAATCTCCTGGTCTATATCGGGTTTCTCATTCGTTTGTTCCATCTTGAGCATCATGTTCACGGAGAAGAAATGCAGCAATTGATCCCGGAATAGAAATACTCTCTCATTGGAAAACATAGCGGAGAAAAACGGGAAGTGCTCTTGGAAGTAATCA
This region of Paenibacillus sp. JDR-2 genomic DNA includes:
- a CDS encoding DUF6376 family protein, which translates into the protein MRTLTILLLVVSSMMLSACSLFESANQTVQYVDQTQGHINKLSDFAEQAPQMMQDAATNPETMQQLEDRLVALKEDIEQFNLLDAPAMAKDLHQQIIEKNQILLQEINDALANGHLALDQLQNSPIIQTITDITSLLNRIENLGL
- a CDS encoding TetR/AcrR family transcriptional regulator; its protein translation is MENVVKTDRRILRTKQAIKKSFLELFTEKEFEQITINEIADRANVNRGTVYLHYSDKYDLLDKCTEEHIGEIISICKNRESGEGNPQQVFDYFQEHFPFFSAMFSNERVFLFRDQLLHFFSVNMMLKMEQTNEKPDIDQEIKAQFMASAFIGVVEWWIRRGMPHSTPFMADQVQHLFENNQVYSMYR